Proteins from one Bartonella sp. HY328 genomic window:
- a CDS encoding zf-TFIIB domain-containing protein — MQCPIDGETLVMSERSGIEIDYCPKCRGIWLDRGELDKILERGSQEMNQRDVSDRRADTSYEPPRAASSHHDSYRDERARDDRHGDRRYSEKDRYNEKDRYDDRYHDGKKNRKKSFLSEIFEFGD, encoded by the coding sequence ATGCAATGTCCTATTGATGGTGAAACTCTGGTCATGAGTGAGCGCAGTGGTATCGAAATTGATTACTGCCCAAAATGTCGTGGTATTTGGCTTGATCGTGGCGAATTGGATAAAATTTTAGAGCGTGGCTCGCAGGAAATGAACCAGCGGGATGTGAGTGATCGGCGGGCTGATACGTCTTATGAGCCGCCAAGAGCCGCAAGTTCGCATCATGATTCCTATCGCGATGAGCGTGCGCGTGATGATAGACATGGGGACAGGCGTTATAGTGAAAAAGATCGCTATAATGAAAAAGATCGTTATGACGACCGCTATCATGATGGTAAGAAAAACCGTAAAAAATCATTCTTAAGTGAGATATTTGAGTTTGGTGATTAA
- a CDS encoding Bax inhibitor-1/YccA family protein: MADYNNMRTTTITRGDASIDQGLRSYMLGVYNLMMFGLAITGILALSVAYFAATNYQFKLFLQQYSFILVIIPFGVAMFLQFGINRLSTFTAQALFIAYAALLGASLAPIFLVYEIGSIARTFFITATSFGGLSLYGYTTKRDLSPLRTFLVIGLIGLIIASLVTFFVESSALDFVISVAGVLIFAGLTAYDTQMIKEAYYEGDHDETRGRKIVIGALHLYLDFVNLFLFLLRFLGNRD; the protein is encoded by the coding sequence ATGGCAGACTATAATAATATGCGCACAACTACAATTACGCGCGGAGATGCATCAATAGATCAGGGTTTGCGCAGCTATATGCTTGGCGTTTATAACCTGATGATGTTTGGCCTTGCAATTACGGGCATTCTTGCATTAAGTGTTGCCTATTTTGCAGCCACCAATTACCAATTCAAATTATTTTTACAACAATATAGCTTTATTCTAGTGATCATACCATTTGGCGTTGCTATGTTTTTGCAATTTGGCATTAATCGTTTATCAACATTTACAGCTCAGGCATTATTTATTGCCTATGCTGCATTGTTGGGTGCATCACTAGCACCTATTTTTCTAGTATATGAAATTGGAAGTATTGCACGGACATTCTTCATAACTGCGACATCATTTGGTGGTTTGTCACTTTATGGTTATACCACTAAACGTGATCTTAGCCCACTAAGAACATTTTTGGTGATCGGCCTTATTGGTTTGATCATTGCGTCACTTGTTACTTTTTTTGTTGAATCATCGGCTTTGGATTTTGTAATTTCTGTAGCGGGCGTGTTGATTTTTGCGGGTCTTACCGCGTATGATACACAAATGATCAAAGAAGCCTATTATGAAGGTGATCATGATGAAACACGCGGCAGAAAAATCGTCATAGGCGCATTGCACCTCTATCTCGATTTCGTCAATCTGTTCTTGTTCCTATTGCGTTTCCTTGGTAACCGCGACTAA
- a CDS encoding ABC transporter ATP-binding protein, translating to MADLLVALKNVDLTLGEGASKVHVLKKMSLNIDKGEVIGIVGPSGSGKSTLLMVLAGLEKVDSGQVLISDCDISKLNEDEAALFRGRNIGIVFQSFHLIPNMTALENTAVPLELAGDKNAFNRARQELEAVGLGHRLNHYPATLSGGEQQRVAIARALAPRPKIIIADEPTGNLDSATGQDIADLLFQRAHENATTMVLVTHDNQLAARCARQIHVRNGEIEVGHAV from the coding sequence GTGGCAGATTTATTGGTGGCTTTAAAAAATGTTGATTTAACTTTGGGTGAGGGGGCGTCAAAAGTTCATGTGCTCAAAAAAATGTCACTTAATATTGATAAAGGCGAGGTTATTGGCATTGTTGGGCCATCAGGTTCTGGAAAATCTACATTATTAATGGTGCTTGCCGGCCTAGAAAAGGTGGACAGTGGCCAGGTTTTAATTAGTGATTGCGATATTTCAAAGCTCAATGAAGATGAAGCGGCGCTTTTTCGTGGCCGCAATATTGGTATTGTTTTTCAATCTTTTCATCTTATCCCCAATATGACGGCGCTTGAAAATACCGCAGTGCCTTTGGAACTTGCTGGTGATAAAAATGCCTTTAATCGCGCGCGGCAAGAATTAGAGGCGGTTGGCCTTGGCCATCGCTTAAACCATTATCCTGCCACCCTATCAGGCGGCGAACAACAACGGGTTGCTATAGCAAGAGCTTTAGCGCCAAGACCAAAAATTATTATTGCTGATGAGCCAACAGGTAACCTTGATAGCGCGACAGGGCAGGATATTGCCGATCTTTTATTTCAGCGTGCGCATGAAAATGCCACCACTATGGTCCTTGTTACCCATGACAATCAGTTGGCAGCTCGCTGCGCTCGCCAAATCCATGTGCGCAATGGTGAAATTGAAGTGGGCCATGCAGTATGA